One genomic region from Flagellimonas oceani encodes:
- a CDS encoding OmpA family protein → MKRLILLIFFLCSFGIFSQERSLSEFDGMSSPSDESTSTDKVASVFVTDVEEKAYKWYNELYREYQHEMQEDTFIRNTQASKSAGKYQRAVAITKMLRQKRDEPLKELNNLGAYNVKIKNLEINSPYSDFSPMFHKDSGIVYASAKDTLFLTTRRYRRTNQPFLDLYVAKAKNKQGDLSSPQKFSKKLNTKYHEASMAFSPDHNTIYFTRNNYKKRLKRGKNGINHLKIYRSYFVDGEWTKAEELPFNSEDYSTGHPTVSLDGTKMYFVSDRPGGFGETDVYMVDIDKNGGFSEPKNLGETINTPAKEMFPYIAENALYFSSDRAMGLGGLDVYRSNGTNGTFSVGVNLGEPINSTKDDFSYIIDPSGQHGYFASDRTGGKGDDDIYSFNQTLNLNAIVGSIENASTGDVLPGTNVSLLDENGKLLYETTSDSVGSYLFKDLDPDTQYTVVASNTGFVNDSLSVQTKENENISVSHSLKMLMEEKPITEIFEPSNVYFGFDSYTVTAKYAQELDKLITVLKENQTLSLKIESHTDAIGPKAYNKYLSDKRAKSTKAYLISQGIDASRIVSAIGYGEERLLNDCANGSPCTPDQHRLNRRSEFILVAQ, encoded by the coding sequence ATGAAAAGACTGATCTTGCTTATTTTCTTCTTGTGCTCCTTTGGGATATTTTCCCAAGAGCGCTCCCTATCCGAATTTGACGGAATGTCCTCACCTTCCGATGAATCAACTTCTACGGATAAGGTTGCTTCGGTATTTGTAACAGATGTAGAAGAAAAAGCATATAAATGGTACAACGAACTTTACCGGGAGTATCAGCATGAAATGCAAGAGGATACTTTTATAAGAAACACCCAAGCCTCAAAAAGTGCCGGAAAATATCAACGGGCAGTAGCAATTACCAAGATGCTACGTCAGAAAAGGGATGAGCCCCTCAAAGAGCTCAACAACTTGGGCGCATACAACGTAAAAATCAAAAATCTGGAAATCAACTCTCCCTATTCCGATTTTTCCCCGATGTTCCATAAAGATTCCGGTATTGTATATGCTTCGGCAAAGGACACCCTGTTTTTGACCACCCGAAGGTACCGCCGCACAAATCAGCCCTTTCTGGATCTGTATGTGGCCAAGGCCAAGAACAAGCAAGGCGACCTTTCGTCCCCACAAAAATTTTCAAAAAAACTCAACACCAAGTATCACGAAGCCTCAATGGCCTTCTCCCCGGATCATAATACCATTTATTTTACCAGAAACAATTACAAAAAGCGACTCAAGCGGGGAAAAAACGGCATCAATCACCTAAAGATATATCGATCCTATTTTGTGGACGGCGAATGGACCAAGGCCGAAGAGCTTCCGTTCAACAGCGAAGATTATTCCACCGGCCATCCCACGGTAAGTTTGGATGGAACAAAAATGTACTTTGTTTCCGATAGGCCCGGCGGTTTCGGGGAAACCGATGTCTATATGGTCGATATTGATAAGAACGGCGGCTTCTCGGAGCCAAAAAACCTTGGGGAGACCATCAACACACCTGCAAAGGAAATGTTTCCTTACATCGCCGAAAATGCACTTTATTTTTCTTCTGATAGAGCTATGGGGCTTGGCGGTTTGGATGTGTACCGATCTAATGGGACAAACGGTACGTTCAGCGTAGGCGTCAACCTAGGCGAGCCCATCAACAGCACTAAGGACGATTTCTCCTATATTATTGACCCTTCCGGCCAGCATGGCTACTTTGCTTCCGACCGTACAGGGGGCAAAGGGGATGATGACATTTATTCCTTTAACCAAACATTGAACCTGAATGCGATTGTAGGCTCCATTGAAAATGCATCAACGGGTGACGTTCTGCCAGGAACAAACGTGTCCTTGCTCGATGAAAATGGAAAGCTTCTTTACGAGACCACCTCGGACTCCGTGGGTTCTTATCTCTTCAAAGACCTTGATCCCGACACACAGTACACTGTTGTCGCCTCCAATACCGGTTTTGTTAACGACAGTCTATCGGTACAGACCAAGGAGAACGAAAACATATCGGTAAGCCATTCCTTAAAAATGCTGATGGAAGAAAAGCCGATCACGGAGATTTTTGAACCAAGCAATGTCTATTTTGGGTTTGACAGTTATACAGTAACGGCCAAATATGCACAAGAACTGGACAAGTTGATCACCGTACTGAAAGAGAACCAAACCCTATCGTTAAAAATTGAATCCCATACGGATGCCATAGGCCCAAAGGCCTACAACAAATATTTATCGGACAAAAGAGCCAAGTCCACAAAGGCATATCTTATTTCCCAGGGGATCGATGCATCCAGGATTGTGAGTGCCATTGGGTATGGTGAGGAACGTTTGTTGAACGATTGCGCCAATGGGTCCCCATGTACGCCCGATCAGCACCGCCTGAACAGAAGGTCCGAATTTATACTGGTTGCCCAATAA
- the tatA gene encoding twin-arginine translocase TatA/TatE family subunit, with amino-acid sequence MIAQTIFLGMLGPWQIVLIVAVVVLLFGGRKIPELMKGLGSGIKEFKDATKEDDKLEGETKESKS; translated from the coding sequence ATGATTGCTCAAACTATATTTCTTGGAATGCTAGGTCCTTGGCAGATTGTGTTGATTGTTGCCGTGGTTGTTTTGCTGTTTGGAGGTAGAAAAATCCCAGAACTAATGAAGGGCCTTGGTAGCGGTATTAAAGAATTTAAGGACGCCACCAAAGAAGACGACAAACTGGAAGGGGAAACAAAGGAGTCAAAATCCTAA